A window of Fusarium fujikuroi IMI 58289 draft genome, chromosome FFUJ_chr10 genomic DNA:
GTCAGAATACGTCGCTGGCTACGAGTACACCGGCATAGTTCGCGGAGTTGGGCCCGAATCTCCCTTCAAAGTTGGCCAGGAAATCTTTGGCCAATCGTTGCCGTATGATCATCGACCTAATTACCTTGGCGCGCATCAAAGTTTCCTTTTAGCAGAACCTCTGATGGCTTTCGAGAGGCCTGCGCATCTTGATCCCATCACCGCAGTAACACTTGTCGTGGGCAGTGCAACGACCTTCGATGCTCTTTTCAATGTCGCAGGATATGGTTTCCCGCTCGCTAGCATCACTGGCGACGACCCAAAGAACGAGCCGATTCTTATCTGGGGCGGTGCTGGAGCTGTTGGCCAGGCCGCTATCCAGATTGCCAAGGCAGCGGGTTTCAGCCCCATTATCACGACGGCCTCACCTCAGAATCATGAAGCTTTGAAGAGGCTTGGTGCGGATGAGGTCTTTGACTACCGAAGCGCAACTGTCGTGAAGGATATACGTGCATACCTGGAAAGATCTGGCAAGTCACTAAAGACTGTTTTCGACACAGTTTGTGCTGGTCTCGGTGTCTTTGAAGGTCTTTCGccggaagaagaaaaggccttGGAGGATAAATACGACCAAAGCTCGCCAAGTCTTTCTCGCCGTTGCTGTGACCCCAAGGTATCCGCAGAAGAGCTCCGTCTGGTATCAACTCTCCTCGTGAAGAAGGATCCAGCGTGGAAGTTTACTTTGAGCGTCAGAGTTGTTGAGCAAGTTGACTTTGCAGTTGATGCTCAAGATCGAAGCgatgaggagaggaagagggaggagaATAGGATCATCGAGTGGCAGAAACGCATCGAAAGAGGTATGCATTGGCTGGCTGAGAACCATGAACAGTATTGGGAGGCGCCGAGGTTTAGGATCCTGAAGGGGGTGGAGGAGGGGCTTCAAGGTATCCGCGATGTTTGGAATGGGAAAGTGAGCCGCGAGAAGCTTGTTATTGATCACAGGGTTTGAGATGTCATGAGGTGATGAGGGATAAGCATGGCAGAACAAGGACAGTTGGATGTTATCATCTCCCCAAATATCTGTTGAGCACCACTCTTCTTGACAAGTCAGTGATTGACATCAATTGAACTCCCAAGAATTAGGTCGTAGTGCACTCCACGAGAGCACAAAGAATTCCTGGTAATGCTTCTCCACACGTAGACCAAGCCCATCAATTCTAGCACAGAGTTGCTGTTAGATTCTTAGGTACATACAGCTCCAAGGGCAAATAAGCCATACACTCATAAGACAATTGTGACATTTCCTATGCTGAGGCAGCCGTCAACAAGGCAGCAGCAGGTCGAGAGTTCAATTCATTGGATAGCCTAGCGACATGCAAATGCAAACAGGATTCATTATTTCAAGTCAGGATAAATAAGCAGTAACCAACTTGGCAAAAAAGCATTACAAACACATGACTTACTACAGTTGGTGGAATAGAAGTAATTACTCGGGGATACTTCAATTGGTTGAcatagtaatattaaaaattaaagaaaccATGAACTATTGCTAATCCAAGTCCCGTCGCCTAAATGTTATACATAGATCCTGTAATCTTAACCGTTTATCATCTACATGAAGAAAGCAAGGACAGCTGGGAGAGCCAGCATGAAGCCAGTGCGAACCACGCTGGCACCACTGACGGGAACAGGAGTGGTGGGGACGGGAGTGGCCACGGGAgtctcagcagcaggaggAACAACTCCGGGCTGGGAGACAACGGGAGGAGGCGCATAGCCGGCGGTGGTGCCGGGAGCGGGGACCACTGGGACGGCGGTGGTGGGAACAGGAGCCGGGTAGACGGGAACATGGGTAGAGACAGTTCCGTTGCTGGGAGGGTAAGGGACGCTGTGGGCGGGAGGGGCCACAGGCTTGCCACCGGTGGGCTTCTCAGGAGTGGGGTATCCAGCAGTAGGCTTCTCGGGAACGGGAGCCTCGCCAGTGGGCTTGCCAGGAACAGGGACCTCAGCGGTGGGCTTCTCCTCACCCTCGGTGGTAGGAGCAGCGTGGCTGGGGACCTCGTAAGCCTTGGTGCTAGGGGAAGCAGTGGTCACGACCTGGAAAGTAGTCTGGCCCTTGGAAGGCTGAGCAGTCTTTCCCTCCTCAGGGCAGTAGGTGGTAGTGTCGACGATGGTGACGGTAGGAGCAGGAGGGGGAGTAGTAGGAGGGTGGAAGGTCTTGGTAGTTCGGGTCTTGCAAGGCACAATCGTGGTGAGAGTGTCAGTGATGGTGGTGACAGGAACATGGACCTTGGTGGAGTGAGCAGTGGTGGTAGCGGGGACGGCACCGGTCTCGGTAGCAGGGCAGACATAGGTGCTCTCGATGACGGTAGAGGTGACGACCTTCTGGGTGTAGCGGGCAGGGCAGTTGATGACGGAGGCCGCGCAGCTGGTGATGGTGTAGACGTGGGTGGAGGTGACGGTGCTGGTGACATCGCCGGTGGTCTGGGGCTTAGCGGGAGCGGAAGAGGAGCCAGGGCCAGCAGGGTAGGCACCAGATCCAGAGCCGGTAGTCTCAGCACCGGCAGGGTAAGTCTCAGAGCCAGAGGCACCGGGAACAGGGTAGgcaccagagccagaacCAGTAGTCACGGCACCAGCGGAAGCACTAGATTCAGAACCGGAACCAGGGATGGGGTAAGcaccggagccggagccagTGGTCTCAGCGCCGGCAGAGGTACCTGAACCGGAGCCAGATCCAGGAATGGGATAGGCGCCAGAGCCAGAACCGGTGGTCTCGGCATCAGCAGGGTAAGTCTCAGAGCCAGAGGCACCAGGAACGGGGTAAGCGTCAGAAGAGTCAGCAGTGGCAGAGCCGGTAACATCAGCGGAAGCAGAAGCGTCAGCAGAACCAGTGGCATCAGGGAGAGCAGAGTCGGTGGTAGAATCAGAGCCTCCAGCAGGCAGAGTAGACAGAGAGACGACCTGAGTGTGAGTGGTAGAAGGGCCACCTTGCTTCTCAATGAAGCCGCCAGGAGTACCGCGGTTAGGCTGGCAGACCTTGGCCTGAGCAGCAGTAGCAAGGGTGACGGTCAGGGTAGGAGCAAGGCTGATGTCGAGAATGTCGCCGACCTCAACGTTGAGCTCGACAGCGAGGCCAAGGGTGAGAGCAATGAGCTCATCGACGGAGACGGCGCAGTTGTCGGTGGCGATGAGAACGGCAGTGTACTCGAAAAGGCTGACCCAGACAGCAATCTTGGCACCGGCCTCGATGTCGAGAACGGGAATGTCAAGCTCGGCCGAAAGATCGATCTCAGTTCGGAGGCGGAGGCCAAGAGTGAGAGAAACCTCAGCAGAGAGGTCAACCTCGGCAGCAACGCCAATGGGGAGAGCCTTGGCAACAAGACCCTCAAGGGAGACGTCAACGATCTCCTTGGTGAGAAGAGAAACCTCAACGAAAGCCTCCTCGCCAAAGGCAAGGTAAACACCAGCGGACAGGTCAATAGCAGCATCGACACCGacgacaaggtcaagagcgAGGGCAGCACCggcctcagcctcgagaAGGCCGGGGACCTCAAGCTggagagcagaagaagcgaaaaGCTCAATGGATTCGTGAACAGCAGCGGAAGCAGAAATATCG
This region includes:
- a CDS encoding related to toxD protein, with protein sequence MSRSNKAIYMLANGKHELRTIEEPYVPQKAQSLVEVQYSAINPADTRHSYMNMSEYVAGYEYTGIVRGVGPESPFKVGQEIFGQSLPYDHRPNYLGAHQSFLLAEPLMAFERPAHLDPITAVTLVVGSATTFDALFNVAGYGFPLASITGDDPKNEPILIWGGAGAVGQAAIQIAKAAGFSPIITTASPQNHEALKRLGADEVFDYRSATVVKDIRAYLERSGKSLKTVFDTVCAGLGVFEGLSPEEEKALEDKYDQSSPSLSRRCCDPKVSAEELRLVSTLLVKKDPAWKFTLSVRVVEQVDFAVDAQDRSDEERKREENRIIEWQKRIERGMHWLAENHEQYWEAPRFRILKGVEEGLQGIRDVWNGKVSREKLVIDHRV